A section of the Rhodobacteraceae bacterium M382 genome encodes:
- a CDS encoding class I SAM-dependent RNA methyltransferase, with product MNTTVTINRLGHQGDGVADGPLFATRTLPGEIVSGFAKGTQLTDIRIETPSEHRVAAPCRHYKSCGGCQLQHADDGFVAAWKLDIVRHALAAQGLETEMRPIHTSPPHSRRRATLAARRTKKGALVGFHGRATDVITEISDCQLLEPVLMGAIPVAEDLAIFGASRKTPLAVTVTQSDIGLDVLVQHGKPLDSELRQQLAMLVDKYSLARLAWDDELIGMERPPTQPFGDARVCPPPGAFLQATRDGEAALLHAVEEVTQGARRIVDLFAGCGTFSLPLARTAQVHAVEGDANMIRALDAGWRMAQGLKQVTSETRDLFRRPVLPDELNPFGAPFEAAVIDPPRAGAEAQIAELAKAQTARIAYVSCNPVTFARDAKALVSAGYTLNWVQTVDQFRWSAHTELAASFSL from the coding sequence ATGAACACCACAGTCACAATCAATCGTTTGGGACATCAAGGCGACGGCGTCGCCGATGGTCCCTTGTTTGCAACGCGCACCCTGCCAGGTGAAATCGTTAGCGGTTTCGCCAAAGGTACCCAGCTGACCGATATCCGGATTGAAACGCCGTCCGAACACCGCGTAGCCGCCCCGTGTCGCCATTACAAATCCTGCGGCGGGTGCCAATTGCAACATGCCGACGACGGATTTGTTGCAGCGTGGAAACTGGACATCGTACGCCACGCCCTGGCCGCGCAGGGGTTGGAAACCGAAATGCGACCGATCCACACATCGCCACCACACAGCCGTCGTCGGGCAACTCTGGCAGCCCGTCGAACAAAAAAAGGCGCTTTGGTTGGATTTCATGGCCGGGCGACAGATGTGATCACCGAAATTTCCGACTGCCAGTTGTTGGAGCCGGTTTTGATGGGGGCTATTCCAGTGGCCGAAGATCTGGCCATTTTCGGAGCCAGCCGCAAAACACCCTTGGCAGTGACCGTGACCCAGTCCGACATCGGTTTGGATGTGTTGGTCCAACACGGCAAACCATTGGATAGCGAACTGCGACAGCAGTTGGCGATGCTGGTCGACAAATACAGTCTGGCGCGCCTGGCCTGGGATGACGAACTGATCGGGATGGAGCGCCCTCCGACACAGCCATTTGGCGATGCCCGCGTTTGCCCACCTCCCGGTGCCTTTCTCCAGGCCACCCGAGACGGCGAGGCCGCATTGTTGCATGCTGTGGAAGAAGTCACCCAGGGTGCGCGGCGTATTGTTGATTTGTTTGCGGGTTGCGGAACCTTCTCTTTGCCTTTGGCGCGCACGGCCCAGGTTCACGCCGTTGAAGGCGACGCCAATATGATCCGTGCATTGGACGCTGGCTGGCGGATGGCGCAAGGATTGAAGCAGGTAACCTCGGAGACCCGGGATCTGTTTCGCAGACCGGTTTTGCCGGACGAACTGAACCCATTTGGCGCACCATTCGAAGCAGCGGTGATTGACCCGCCTCGCGCCGGGGCAGAAGCTCAGATTGCCGAACTGGCCAAAGCTCAAACCGCAAGGATCGCATATGTTAGCTGCAACCCGGTGACGTTTGCCCGGGATGCCAAGGCTCTTGTATCTGCCGGTTACACGCTTAACTGGGTGCAAACAGTGGATCAGTTCCGCTGGTCCGCGCATACCGAACTTGCCGCTTCATTTTCGCTTTGA
- a CDS encoding ion transporter gives MTQTVTPSKTSALIRFLEKPGFGQLITGVILVNAVLLGMETSPTLMARFGEMILLLDKICLAIFVIEILLKLVAYRVRFFFNGWNLFDFVIVGIALVPAAQGLSVLRALRILRVLRVISVAPRLRRVVEGFITALPGMGSVFLLMAIIFYIGSVIATKLFASTFPEWFGTLGLSAYSLFQIMTLESWSMGIVRPVMVIYPYAWVFFVPFIMVTTFAVVNLLVGLIVNSMQDAHHEEDGERTDAYRDEVLSRLEAIEQRLSEHTGAQTKK, from the coding sequence ATGACACAAACCGTGACACCTTCGAAGACTTCAGCCCTGATCCGATTTTTGGAAAAACCGGGTTTTGGGCAGTTGATCACCGGAGTCATCCTGGTCAATGCCGTTTTGCTGGGGATGGAGACGTCGCCAACCTTGATGGCTCGCTTTGGCGAGATGATCCTGTTGCTCGACAAGATCTGCCTGGCGATCTTTGTTATCGAAATCCTGTTAAAGCTCGTTGCCTATAGGGTCCGTTTCTTTTTCAACGGCTGGAACCTGTTTGATTTTGTGATTGTCGGCATCGCGCTGGTGCCGGCCGCACAGGGGCTGTCCGTTCTCAGGGCGCTCAGGATTCTACGGGTATTGCGCGTTATTTCGGTGGCTCCACGGCTGCGACGCGTGGTCGAAGGTTTCATCACCGCGCTGCCGGGCATGGGAAGCGTGTTCCTGTTGATGGCAATCATTTTCTATATTGGTTCGGTGATCGCCACCAAACTGTTTGCCAGCACTTTTCCCGAATGGTTCGGCACCCTGGGGCTGAGCGCATATTCGCTTTTCCAGATCATGACTCTGGAGAGTTGGTCTATGGGTATCGTGCGACCCGTGATGGTGATCTACCCCTACGCGTGGGTGTTTTTTGTGCCCTTCATCATGGTTACGACATTCGCAGTGGTGAACCTGCTGGTGGGTTTGATCGTGAATTCAATGCAGGACGCACACCATGAAGAGGATGGCGAGCGAACCGACGCCTACCGGGATGAGGTTCTGAGCCGGCTTGAAGCGATTGAACAGCGTTTGAGTGAGCACACCGGCGCTCAGACAAAGAAGTGA
- a CDS encoding L,D-transpeptidase family protein, with product MERRVFGIGAIAALSLAGCGASRGPSKFRRYNGPKVTSVVVNKGARKMYLMHDEKILREYKVDLGFAPNGDKKIEGDGKTPEGSYLIDRRNPNSSFHLSIGISYPNSRDIAEAKAIGKKPGGEIFIHGQPNLLRDLKRARKTPDWTAGCIAVKNHEIEEIYAMVQDGTLISLRP from the coding sequence ATGGAACGACGTGTATTTGGAATTGGAGCAATTGCCGCCTTGTCTCTGGCGGGATGCGGCGCGTCGAGAGGCCCTAGCAAATTTCGTCGCTACAATGGACCCAAGGTGACATCGGTGGTGGTGAACAAGGGTGCACGCAAGATGTACCTGATGCATGATGAAAAGATTCTACGCGAATACAAGGTAGATCTGGGGTTTGCGCCCAATGGAGACAAGAAGATCGAAGGGGACGGAAAGACACCCGAAGGTTCCTATCTGATCGACCGGCGCAATCCCAACAGCTCGTTTCATCTGTCAATTGGGATTTCTTATCCCAATTCCAGAGATATCGCCGAGGCAAAGGCTATCGGCAAAAAGCCTGGAGGCGAAATTTTCATCCATGGGCAACCAAACTTGTTGCGCGATCTGAAACGCGCCCGCAAGACACCGGATTGGACAGCTGGTTGCATTGCCGTCAAAAACCACGAGATTGAAGAAATTTATGCCATGGTGCAGGACGGCACTCTGATTTCACTCCGGCCGTGA
- a CDS encoding CAP domain-containing protein, whose product MISIVLVVFTALAACTPVPSSNQLGSDGKPLPKAYRIRGGETGKLQFRILDSVNALRQAANQSPVQLNAQLTAAAATHSRDMSVQNRPWHFGSDGSSPLDRVARAGYNGPMLGEVISETYETELETLAAWMEEPGTRSVILDANATNMGFAWHQESSGKLWWTLIMGG is encoded by the coding sequence ATTATTTCGATTGTTCTGGTCGTTTTCACGGCGCTAGCAGCTTGTACGCCGGTTCCGTCCAGCAACCAACTGGGATCCGACGGTAAACCCCTTCCAAAAGCCTATCGCATTCGGGGCGGCGAAACTGGGAAGCTGCAATTCCGGATTCTCGATTCGGTGAACGCCCTGCGCCAGGCGGCAAACCAATCACCGGTCCAGCTGAATGCTCAGTTGACTGCCGCTGCAGCAACTCACTCTCGCGATATGTCGGTTCAGAACCGCCCGTGGCATTTTGGGTCTGATGGATCGTCTCCGCTCGATCGTGTCGCTCGTGCTGGTTACAATGGACCAATGCTGGGCGAAGTGATTTCTGAAACCTATGAAACCGAATTGGAAACTCTGGCGGCCTGGATGGAAGAACCAGGAACCCGCAGCGTCATTCTGGACGCCAATGCCACGAACATGGGTTTCGCATGGCACCAGGAATCCAGCGGCAAACTGTGGTGGACATTGATTATGGGCGGCTGA
- a CDS encoding L,D-transpeptidase codes for MSHNEFKFPSRRQFIAGSAALIGAPAWAQDLSEVEETQEYDPLRPPPEPEPAVRRNISSFRSLDWRPYFSGLKGGAILVDTQSRALHYWSADESVYKLYPSSVPLSEEMTRRGRTSVIRKVEGPSWAPTPSMKKRNPEWPSFIPPGPDNPLGTHALYLSWKYYRIHGTHDTRKIGRRSSNGCIGLYNEHIAELFSMAKVGTQVLLI; via the coding sequence ATGTCTCACAATGAATTCAAATTCCCGTCGCGCCGACAGTTTATTGCCGGTTCTGCTGCCCTGATCGGCGCACCTGCTTGGGCGCAGGATCTTTCGGAAGTCGAAGAAACGCAGGAATACGACCCCCTGCGCCCGCCGCCAGAGCCGGAGCCAGCGGTCCGCCGTAACATTTCATCGTTCCGTTCCCTGGACTGGCGTCCATACTTTAGCGGGCTGAAGGGCGGAGCGATCTTGGTAGATACTCAGTCGCGTGCGTTGCACTATTGGTCCGCAGATGAATCTGTTTACAAGCTTTATCCTTCGTCGGTGCCTTTGTCCGAAGAAATGACCCGTCGCGGGCGAACCAGTGTCATTCGCAAAGTCGAGGGACCCAGCTGGGCACCGACACCGTCGATGAAGAAGCGGAACCCGGAATGGCCAAGTTTCATTCCTCCGGGGCCAGACAATCCCTTGGGAACACACGCATTGTATCTGTCTTGGAAATACTACCGTATTCACGGCACACACGACACGCGCAAAATTGGTCGAAGATCGTCCAACGGCTGCATTGGTCTATATAATGAACATATTGCAGAACTGTTCTCGATGGCCAAGGTTGGAACCCAAGTGTTGCTAATTTGA